Proteins co-encoded in one Aquincola tertiaricarbonis genomic window:
- a CDS encoding aminotransferase class III-fold pyridoxal phosphate-dependent enzyme: MLSPIHPDELAALDRAHLIHPVAPWRLHEQRGPAVLASAKGAFLTDNRGHQLLDAFAGLWCVNVGYGQESVVQAATEQLRQLPYATGYFHFASEPAIRLAAKLAELTPASLSRAYLTLGGSEAVDAAVRFIVQYYNATGRPGKKHFISLQRGYHGSSSTGAGLTALPAFHRGFDLPLPTQHYIASPYPYRSEAADDAAVIAASVAALRAKVAELGAQNVAAFFCEPIQGSGGVIVPPVGWLKAMQLAAHELDILFVVDEVITGFGRTGPMFACEAEGVQPDLMTLAKGLTAGYVPMGATMVSEKVYAAIADAAPAGAPIGHGATYSGHPVGAAVALEVLRLYQQGGVLANGQRGAAHFSAGLDGLRDHPLVGDSRHRGLLGALELVADKASKRAFDPALGLADRIFATAYRNGLVFRAFGDHILGFAPALTFTESEFELLFQRLKKTLDDVLAMPEVRAAMAG, from the coding sequence ATGCTGTCACCCATCCACCCCGACGAACTGGCCGCGCTGGACCGCGCGCACCTGATCCACCCCGTGGCGCCGTGGCGCCTGCATGAGCAGCGCGGCCCGGCCGTGCTGGCTTCGGCCAAGGGGGCGTTTCTCACCGACAACCGCGGCCACCAGCTGCTGGATGCGTTCGCGGGCCTGTGGTGCGTGAACGTGGGCTATGGCCAGGAAAGCGTGGTGCAGGCCGCCACCGAGCAGCTGCGCCAGCTGCCCTATGCCACCGGCTACTTCCACTTCGCCAGCGAGCCGGCCATCCGCCTGGCCGCCAAGCTGGCCGAGCTCACGCCCGCCTCGCTCAGCCGCGCCTACCTCACGCTGGGCGGCTCGGAAGCGGTGGACGCCGCGGTGCGCTTCATCGTGCAGTACTACAACGCCACCGGCCGGCCGGGCAAGAAGCACTTCATCTCGCTGCAGCGCGGTTATCACGGCTCCTCGTCCACCGGCGCCGGGCTCACGGCGCTGCCGGCCTTCCACCGCGGCTTCGACCTGCCGCTGCCGACGCAGCACTACATCGCTTCGCCCTACCCCTACCGCAGCGAAGCCGCGGACGATGCCGCGGTGATCGCGGCCTCGGTCGCGGCGCTGCGCGCCAAGGTGGCCGAGCTGGGCGCGCAGAACGTCGCCGCCTTCTTCTGCGAGCCCATCCAGGGCTCGGGTGGCGTCATCGTGCCGCCGGTGGGCTGGCTCAAGGCCATGCAGCTGGCGGCCCATGAACTGGACATCCTGTTCGTCGTCGACGAGGTGATCACCGGCTTCGGCCGCACCGGCCCGATGTTCGCGTGCGAAGCCGAAGGCGTGCAGCCCGACCTGATGACGCTGGCCAAGGGCCTGACCGCCGGCTACGTGCCGATGGGCGCCACCATGGTCTCGGAGAAGGTGTATGCCGCCATCGCCGATGCGGCGCCCGCCGGTGCACCCATCGGCCATGGCGCCACCTACTCGGGCCACCCGGTGGGCGCGGCCGTGGCGCTGGAAGTGCTGCGCCTGTACCAGCAAGGCGGCGTGCTGGCCAACGGCCAGCGGGGCGCCGCCCACTTCTCCGCCGGGCTGGACGGCCTGCGCGACCATCCGCTGGTGGGCGACTCGCGCCACCGCGGGCTGCTGGGCGCGCTGGAGCTGGTGGCCGACAAGGCCAGCAAGCGCGCCTTCGATCCCGCGCTGGGCCTGGCCGACCGCATCTTCGCCACTGCCTACCGCAACGGCCTGGTGTTCCGCGCCTTCGGCGACCACATCCTGGGCTTTGCGCCGGCGCTCACCTTCACCGAGAGCGAGTTCGAGTTGCTGTTCCAGCGCCTGAAGAAGACGCTGGACGACGTGCTGGCCATGCCCGAGGTGCGGGCGGCGATGGCCGGTTGA
- a CDS encoding 2-hydroxyacid dehydrogenase: MDPCTFLYKSDPARGRLWAEVFRQQLPQVDFRIWPDVGDAARVRFIAAWEPPPDLATAFPNLEVLFSSGAGVDQFDLAALPPTLPLVRMVEPGIIQGMVEYVSHAVLDLHRDRPQYRRQQQAGHWQPLPVRPAHQRRVGVLGLGSLGQAVLARLVDFGFDCAGWSRSARELPGVQCHAGPEGLARFLARTEILVCLLPLTAATRGLLNAALFAQLPRGAQLVHVGRGPQLVQADLLAALDSGQLAEAMLDVTDPEPLPADHALWRHPHVQLTPHIASMTQPQSAAEVVIANLRRWQAGETMTGLVDRIKGY; the protein is encoded by the coding sequence ATGGACCCCTGCACCTTCCTCTACAAGTCCGACCCCGCCCGCGGCCGCCTGTGGGCCGAGGTGTTCCGCCAGCAGCTGCCGCAGGTCGATTTCCGCATCTGGCCCGACGTGGGCGACGCGGCGCGGGTGCGCTTCATCGCCGCCTGGGAACCGCCGCCCGACCTGGCCACCGCCTTCCCGAACCTGGAGGTGCTGTTCTCCTCCGGCGCCGGGGTCGACCAGTTCGACCTGGCCGCGCTGCCGCCCACGCTGCCGCTGGTGCGCATGGTCGAGCCCGGCATCATCCAAGGCATGGTGGAGTACGTGAGCCATGCGGTGCTGGACCTGCACCGCGACCGGCCGCAGTACCGCCGCCAGCAGCAGGCCGGCCACTGGCAACCGCTGCCGGTGCGGCCCGCGCACCAGCGCCGCGTGGGTGTGCTGGGCCTGGGCTCGCTGGGCCAGGCGGTGCTGGCACGGCTGGTGGACTTCGGCTTCGACTGCGCAGGCTGGAGCCGCTCGGCCCGCGAGCTGCCGGGCGTGCAATGCCATGCCGGGCCCGAGGGCCTGGCCCGCTTCCTGGCCCGCACCGAGATCCTGGTCTGCCTGCTGCCGCTGACCGCCGCCACGCGCGGCCTGCTGAATGCCGCGCTGTTCGCGCAACTGCCGCGCGGTGCGCAACTGGTGCACGTGGGCCGCGGCCCGCAGCTGGTGCAGGCCGACCTGCTGGCCGCACTGGACAGCGGCCAGCTGGCCGAGGCGATGCTGGACGTGACCGACCCCGAGCCGCTGCCGGCCGACCATGCCCTCTGGCGTCACCCGCATGTGCAGCTCACGCCGCACATCGCCAGCATGACGCAGCCGCAATCGGCGGCCGAGGTGGTGATCGCCAACCTGCGCCGCTGGCAAGCCGGCGAGACCATGACCGGATTGGTTGATCGCATCAAGGGATATTGA
- a CDS encoding GNAT family N-acetyltransferase: protein MTADDLAAAHALSADLRWPHRPADWEQVFALGDGLVAERDGAVVGTALRWRWGPQHATLGLVIVAPACQGRRIGHRLMTALLEGLEDRSVLLHATPEGRGLYERLGFVRTGEVRQHQGTALPAPLVALGAGWRLRPAGSNDAAALKALDAAARGMPRDALIDELLASAEATVVLDHDGQARGFAMLRRFGRGHIIGPVAAPDAEGAKALIAHLSGLSAGRFVRIDIDFDSGLAEWLESLGLLRVDAPTTMVRGEPLAVQPGVRLFALATQALG from the coding sequence ATGACCGCCGACGACCTGGCCGCCGCGCATGCGCTGTCCGCCGACCTGCGCTGGCCGCACCGCCCTGCCGACTGGGAACAGGTGTTTGCCTTGGGCGACGGCCTGGTGGCCGAGCGCGACGGCGCCGTCGTGGGCACTGCGCTGCGCTGGCGCTGGGGTCCGCAGCACGCCACGCTGGGCCTGGTGATCGTGGCGCCGGCCTGCCAGGGCCGCCGCATCGGCCACCGGCTGATGACGGCGCTGCTGGAAGGCCTGGAAGACCGCAGCGTGCTGCTGCATGCCACGCCCGAAGGCCGCGGCCTGTATGAACGCCTGGGCTTCGTGCGCACCGGTGAAGTGCGGCAGCACCAGGGCACCGCCCTGCCCGCGCCGCTGGTGGCGCTGGGCGCCGGCTGGCGGCTGCGACCGGCCGGCAGCAACGATGCCGCCGCGCTGAAGGCGCTGGACGCCGCTGCCCGCGGCATGCCGCGCGATGCGCTGATCGACGAGCTGCTGGCCAGTGCCGAGGCCACCGTGGTGCTGGACCACGACGGCCAGGCCCGCGGCTTCGCGATGCTGCGGCGCTTCGGCCGCGGCCACATCATCGGCCCGGTGGCCGCGCCCGATGCCGAAGGCGCCAAGGCCTTGATCGCCCACCTGTCGGGCCTGTCGGCCGGGCGCTTCGTGCGCATCGACATCGACTTCGACAGCGGCCTGGCCGAGTGGCTGGAAAGCCTGGGTCTGCTGCGCGTGGACGCACCCACCACGATGGTGCGCGGTGAGCCGCTGGCGGTGCAGCCGGGCGTGCGCCTGTTCGCCTTGGCCACCCAGGCCCTCGGCTGA
- a CDS encoding aldehyde dehydrogenase family protein produces the protein MAGRLVPDAGRLAVRRPSDGQVHDELPLAGADAVDAAVRDADHAWRHSDWARRAPRERARVLRRWADLVEADVATLARIEAVCSTRPVRDAIAWDVPFTAEGLRFFAEYADKLGGDVAATRHDQLGMVVAEPYGVVGAITPWNFPLVMASWKVGAALAAGNAVVLKPSEMTPHSVLRLAELAVQAGVPPGLFNIVQGDGRTTGDALTRHPLVGKMTFTGSTQTGAAIMATCALQGPKPATLELGGKSPQLVFDDAPDLDRLAGIIAGAITGNAGQVCVAGSRLIVQRGIAQALVERIAARFAAHRPGPTWDDEATLPPIISAGQADRIAGIVERAQAAGARLRCGGALYGGTPGGAYYQPTLIEGVDDGNPAVQEEIFGPVLTVQTFDDEAEGLALAAHERYGLAAGVHTADIGKALRAMRGIAAGTVWINRYGRSNDFVIPTGGYHQSGIGKDLGRQAVEANLRFKSVLIDFAAAP, from the coding sequence ATGGCCGGCCGACTGGTGCCCGATGCCGGCCGCCTGGCGGTGCGCCGACCCTCCGATGGCCAGGTGCACGACGAGCTGCCGCTGGCCGGCGCCGATGCGGTGGACGCGGCGGTGCGCGATGCCGACCACGCCTGGCGCCACAGCGACTGGGCGCGCCGCGCACCGCGCGAGCGGGCCCGCGTGCTGCGCCGCTGGGCCGACCTGGTGGAGGCCGATGTGGCCACGCTGGCCCGCATCGAGGCGGTGTGCTCCACCCGCCCGGTGCGCGACGCCATCGCCTGGGACGTGCCCTTCACCGCCGAGGGCCTGCGCTTTTTCGCCGAGTACGCCGACAAGCTGGGCGGCGACGTGGCGGCCACCCGCCACGACCAGCTGGGCATGGTGGTGGCCGAGCCCTACGGGGTGGTGGGCGCCATCACGCCCTGGAACTTCCCGCTGGTGATGGCTTCTTGGAAGGTGGGTGCGGCGCTGGCCGCCGGCAATGCGGTGGTGCTGAAGCCTTCGGAGATGACGCCGCATTCGGTGCTGCGGCTGGCCGAGCTGGCGGTGCAGGCCGGCGTGCCGCCGGGCCTCTTCAACATCGTGCAGGGCGATGGCCGCACTACCGGCGATGCGCTGACCCGCCATCCGCTCGTCGGCAAGATGACCTTCACTGGCTCCACCCAGACCGGCGCCGCCATCATGGCCACCTGCGCGCTGCAAGGGCCCAAGCCGGCCACGCTGGAGCTGGGCGGCAAGAGCCCGCAGCTGGTGTTCGACGATGCGCCCGACCTCGACCGGCTGGCCGGCATCATCGCCGGTGCCATCACCGGCAATGCCGGCCAGGTGTGCGTGGCCGGCTCGCGGCTGATCGTGCAGCGCGGCATCGCCCAGGCGCTGGTCGAACGCATCGCCGCGCGCTTCGCGGCCCACCGGCCTGGCCCCACCTGGGACGACGAAGCCACGCTGCCGCCCATCATCTCGGCCGGCCAGGCCGATCGCATCGCCGGCATCGTCGAACGGGCGCAGGCCGCGGGCGCACGGCTGCGCTGCGGCGGCGCGCTGTACGGCGGCACGCCCGGCGGCGCTTACTACCAGCCCACCTTGATCGAAGGCGTCGATGACGGCAACCCCGCGGTGCAGGAAGAGATCTTCGGCCCGGTGCTCACGGTGCAGACCTTCGACGACGAGGCCGAGGGCCTGGCCCTGGCCGCGCACGAGCGCTATGGCCTGGCGGCCGGCGTGCACACCGCCGACATCGGCAAGGCCTTGCGCGCGATGCGCGGCATCGCCGCCGGCACCGTGTGGATCAACCGCTATGGCCGCAGCAACGACTTCGTGATTCCCACCGGCGGCTACCACCAGTCGGGCATCGGCAAGGACCTGGGCCGCCAGGCCGTGGAGGCCAACCTGCGCTTCAAAAGCGTGCTCATCGACTTCGCCGCCGCCCCCTGA
- a CDS encoding haloacid dehalogenase type II produces MAFRPKYITFDCYGTLTRFRMGDMAREMFADRIPAERMEQFIADFSAYRFDEVLGDWQPYEVVLKNAVRRLCKKWGIQYFDHEAQQYYDAVPTWGPHADVPAGLAKVAKEIPLVILSNASDDQIQRNVAQLGAPFHRVYTAQQAQAYKPRLKAFEYMIDSLGCKPEDLLHVSSSLRYDLMSADDLGIVNKVFVNRGHGPGNPAYRYTEIADIGGLAGVVGL; encoded by the coding sequence ATGGCCTTCCGACCCAAGTACATCACCTTCGATTGCTACGGCACGCTGACCCGTTTCCGCATGGGCGACATGGCCCGCGAGATGTTCGCCGACCGCATTCCGGCCGAGCGCATGGAACAGTTCATCGCCGACTTCTCGGCCTACCGCTTCGACGAGGTGCTGGGCGACTGGCAGCCCTATGAGGTGGTGCTGAAGAACGCGGTGCGCCGGCTGTGCAAGAAGTGGGGCATCCAGTACTTCGACCACGAGGCCCAGCAGTACTACGACGCCGTGCCCACCTGGGGCCCGCATGCCGACGTGCCCGCCGGCCTGGCCAAGGTGGCCAAGGAGATTCCGCTGGTCATCCTGTCCAACGCCTCGGACGACCAGATCCAGCGCAACGTGGCCCAGCTGGGCGCGCCCTTCCACCGCGTGTACACCGCGCAGCAGGCCCAGGCCTACAAGCCGCGCCTGAAGGCCTTCGAGTACATGATCGACTCACTGGGCTGCAAGCCCGAAGACCTGCTGCACGTTTCGTCCAGCCTGCGCTACGACCTGATGTCGGCCGACGACCTGGGCATCGTGAACAAGGTCTTCGTCAACCGCGGCCATGGCCCGGGCAACCCGGCCTACCGCTACACCGAGATCGCCGACATCGGCGGCCTGGCCGGCGTGGTCGGTCTGTAA
- a CDS encoding NAD(P)/FAD-dependent oxidoreductase has protein sequence MKLDAYWTDSAPAFTPAERPLPAQVDVAIVGAGFTGLSAARALARRGARVLVLEAGHRVAAEASGRNGGHVNNGLAVDYAEVAAKVGPETARRWYHAYDSAVDSVARVVQEEGIDCDFLRHGKLKLATRPQHMDALSRSAERLVRDGVDTDVEVLGADRVRAEVQSERFHGGLLYKRSGQMHMGRFARGLAEAAQRHGAQIVLGTEVQRLQRIGRSQAHQVHTARGAVKAAQVLVATGATRHGGYGSFGWLRRRIVPIGSFIVVTEPLGAERAQALLAGRRTYTTVANIHHYFRLTADHRLVFGGRARFAISSPQSDAASGEILRQGLAETFPQLGQVRLDYCWGGLVDMTQDRLPHAGERDGLFYSMGYSGHGTQMSVHMGDCMARVMAGEAAANPWQGRHWPAIPGHFGPPWFLPAVGLYYRLKDRLA, from the coding sequence ATGAAGCTGGACGCCTACTGGACCGACTCCGCCCCGGCCTTCACGCCGGCCGAGCGGCCGCTGCCTGCCCAGGTGGATGTGGCCATCGTCGGGGCCGGCTTCACCGGCCTGTCGGCGGCGCGGGCACTGGCTCGCCGCGGCGCCCGCGTGCTGGTGCTGGAAGCCGGCCACCGCGTGGCGGCCGAAGCCTCGGGCCGCAATGGCGGCCATGTGAACAACGGGCTGGCGGTGGACTACGCCGAGGTGGCCGCCAAGGTGGGCCCCGAGACCGCCCGCCGCTGGTACCACGCCTACGATTCGGCCGTGGACAGCGTGGCCCGCGTGGTGCAGGAAGAGGGCATCGACTGCGACTTCCTGCGCCACGGCAAGCTCAAGCTGGCCACCCGGCCGCAGCACATGGATGCCCTGTCCCGCAGCGCCGAACGGCTGGTGCGCGACGGCGTGGACACCGACGTGGAAGTGCTGGGCGCCGACCGCGTGCGCGCCGAGGTGCAGAGCGAGCGCTTCCACGGCGGCCTGCTGTACAAGCGCAGCGGCCAGATGCACATGGGCCGCTTCGCCCGCGGCCTGGCCGAGGCGGCCCAGCGCCATGGCGCGCAGATCGTGCTGGGCACCGAGGTGCAGCGGCTGCAGCGCATCGGCCGCAGCCAGGCGCACCAGGTGCACACCGCCCGCGGCGCCGTGAAGGCCGCCCAGGTGCTGGTGGCCACCGGTGCCACGCGGCATGGCGGCTATGGCAGCTTCGGCTGGCTGCGTCGGCGCATCGTGCCCATCGGCAGCTTCATCGTGGTCACCGAGCCGCTGGGCGCCGAACGGGCGCAGGCGCTGCTGGCCGGCCGCCGCACCTACACCACGGTGGCCAACATCCACCACTACTTCCGGCTCACGGCCGACCACCGGCTGGTGTTCGGCGGCCGTGCGCGCTTTGCCATCAGCAGCCCACAGTCCGATGCGGCCAGCGGCGAGATCCTGCGCCAGGGCCTGGCCGAGACCTTCCCGCAGCTGGGCCAGGTGCGCCTGGACTACTGCTGGGGCGGCCTGGTCGACATGACGCAGGACCGGCTGCCGCACGCCGGCGAGCGCGACGGGCTCTTCTATTCGATGGGCTACAGCGGCCATGGCACCCAGATGTCGGTGCACATGGGCGACTGCATGGCCCGCGTGATGGCCGGCGAGGCCGCCGCCAACCCCTGGCAGGGCCGCCATTGGCCCGCCATTCCCGGCCACTTCGGCCCGCCCTGGTTCCTGCCCGCGGTGGGCCTGTACTACCGCCTGAAAGACCGGCTGGCCTGA
- a CDS encoding ABC transporter substrate-binding protein, which translates to MSDRNKLAQLVGPGDSLRMMDALRRGATRRDILTMLMAGGMQATLAGSLAGVAVSAHAQTPRRGGKIRVAGATAAVTDTLDPAKQSNQTDYSRGNMLYNGLFSLDGSLSPQPALAESFNTKDAKTWVFTLRKGVTFHDGKALAPADVVFSLMRHKDPATASKAKVLADQIESVKATGPQEVTVVLTAPNADLPVILGTFHFHIVKEGTTDFAAGIGTGPYKLKEFKPGVRSVVVRNEAYWKPGKPYLDEIEFVGIGDEGARVNALLSGGMDLVASVNPRSVARVKDTPGYGIFTTQSGQYSDLIMRKDVGPGTNPDFILAMKHLFDREQMKKSVALDYAVLANDQPIDPTNRFYFAGLPQRTFDLDKAKFHLQKSGVTGKVPVVTSPAAMYSTEIALVMQQAAQRIGLDLDVKRMPADGYWSNHWLNSPVGFGNVNPRPSADTLLTQFFKSDAAWNESRWKSDKFDQLLLASRAETDLAKRKQMYADMQTMIHQEAGIGIPLFLASIDGHSSKLKGLSPIPLGGLMGYAFAENVWLEA; encoded by the coding sequence ATGAGCGACCGCAACAAGCTCGCGCAACTCGTTGGCCCCGGCGACAGCCTGCGCATGATGGACGCGCTGCGGCGCGGCGCCACCCGCCGCGACATCCTGACGATGCTGATGGCCGGCGGCATGCAGGCCACGCTGGCCGGCAGCCTGGCCGGGGTGGCGGTGTCGGCCCATGCGCAGACGCCGCGGCGCGGCGGCAAGATCCGCGTGGCCGGCGCCACCGCAGCGGTGACCGACACGCTGGACCCGGCCAAGCAGTCGAACCAGACCGACTACTCGCGCGGCAACATGCTCTACAACGGCCTGTTCTCGCTGGACGGCAGCCTGTCGCCGCAGCCGGCGCTGGCCGAGTCGTTCAACACCAAGGACGCCAAGACCTGGGTGTTCACGCTGCGCAAGGGCGTCACCTTCCACGACGGCAAGGCGCTGGCCCCGGCCGACGTGGTGTTCTCGCTGATGCGCCACAAGGACCCGGCCACCGCCTCCAAGGCCAAGGTGCTGGCCGACCAGATCGAGAGCGTCAAGGCCACCGGCCCGCAGGAAGTGACGGTGGTGCTGACCGCCCCCAATGCCGACCTGCCGGTGATCCTGGGCACCTTCCACTTCCACATCGTCAAGGAAGGCACCACCGACTTCGCGGCCGGCATCGGCACCGGGCCCTACAAGCTCAAGGAGTTCAAGCCCGGCGTGCGCTCGGTCGTGGTGCGCAACGAGGCCTACTGGAAGCCCGGCAAGCCCTACCTCGACGAGATCGAGTTCGTCGGCATCGGCGACGAAGGCGCCCGTGTCAATGCGCTGCTGTCGGGCGGCATGGACCTGGTGGCCTCGGTCAACCCGCGCTCGGTGGCGCGGGTCAAGGACACGCCGGGCTACGGCATCTTCACCACCCAGTCGGGCCAGTACTCCGACCTCATCATGCGCAAGGACGTGGGGCCGGGCACCAACCCCGACTTCATCCTGGCGATGAAGCACCTGTTCGACCGTGAGCAGATGAAGAAGTCGGTGGCGCTGGACTACGCCGTGCTGGCCAACGACCAGCCGATCGACCCCACCAACCGCTTCTACTTCGCCGGCCTGCCGCAGCGCACCTTCGACCTCGACAAGGCCAAGTTCCACCTGCAGAAGTCGGGCGTCACCGGCAAGGTGCCGGTGGTCACCTCGCCGGCGGCCATGTACTCGACCGAGATCGCGCTGGTGATGCAGCAGGCGGCGCAGCGCATCGGCCTGGACCTGGACGTCAAGCGCATGCCGGCCGATGGCTACTGGTCCAACCACTGGCTCAACAGCCCGGTGGGCTTCGGCAACGTCAACCCGCGCCCCAGCGCCGACACGCTGCTGACGCAGTTCTTCAAGTCCGACGCAGCCTGGAACGAATCTCGCTGGAAGAGCGACAAGTTCGACCAACTGCTGCTGGCCTCGCGCGCTGAAACCGACCTCGCCAAGCGCAAGCAGATGTACGCCGATATGCAGACCATGATCCACCAGGAAGCCGGCATCGGCATCCCGCTGTTCCTGGCCAGCATCGACGGGCACAGCAGCAAGTTGAAGGGCCTGTCGCCCATCCCGCTGGGTGGGCTGATGGGTTACGCGTTCGCCGAGAACGTCTGGCTGGAAGCCTGA
- a CDS encoding ABC transporter permease has product MNFLILKLLGQRVALALLSLLAVSVVVFAITSVLPGDAAQEQLGQEATPEALAALRAQMGLDVPGPVRYGRWLAGLVTGNPGTSSVTQMPVAELVASRLPNSLLLAAVTALFSVPIALTLGIASAVWRGSWFDRAASSAAVGVVSVPEFLVATLAVLVFAVKLRWLPALSYVSEIDSLGQMLKAFAMPVLSLCCVIVAQMMRMTRAAVIDQLEAPYIEMVRLKGASPMRMVLAHALPNAIGPIANAVALSLSYLLGGVIIIETIFNYPGIAKLMVDGVSQRDMPLVLACAMIFCTGYLLLVTLADLCAIVANPRLRHQ; this is encoded by the coding sequence ATGAACTTCCTGATCCTCAAGCTGCTGGGCCAGCGGGTGGCGCTGGCGCTGCTGTCGCTGCTGGCGGTGTCGGTGGTGGTGTTCGCGATCACCTCTGTGCTGCCCGGCGACGCGGCGCAGGAACAGCTGGGCCAGGAAGCCACGCCCGAGGCGCTGGCCGCCTTGCGCGCTCAGATGGGCCTGGACGTGCCCGGCCCGGTGCGCTACGGCCGCTGGCTGGCCGGCCTGGTCACCGGCAACCCCGGCACCAGCTCGGTCACGCAGATGCCGGTGGCCGAACTGGTGGCCAGCCGGCTGCCCAACTCGCTGTTGCTGGCGGCGGTCACCGCGCTGTTCTCGGTGCCCATCGCGCTCACGCTGGGCATTGCCTCGGCGGTGTGGCGCGGCTCCTGGTTCGACCGCGCGGCTTCGTCGGCCGCGGTGGGCGTGGTGTCGGTGCCCGAGTTCCTGGTGGCCACGCTGGCGGTGCTGGTGTTCGCGGTCAAGCTGCGCTGGCTGCCGGCGCTGTCGTACGTGTCCGAGATCGACTCGCTGGGCCAGATGCTCAAGGCCTTCGCGATGCCGGTGCTCAGCCTGTGCTGCGTGATCGTGGCGCAGATGATGCGCATGACCCGCGCCGCGGTGATCGACCAGCTGGAAGCGCCCTACATCGAGATGGTGCGGCTCAAGGGAGCCTCGCCGATGCGCATGGTGCTGGCGCATGCGCTGCCCAATGCCATCGGGCCCATCGCCAATGCGGTGGCGCTGAGCCTGTCGTACCTGCTGGGCGGGGTCATCATCATCGAGACCATCTTCAACTACCCCGGCATCGCCAAGCTGATGGTCGATGGCGTCAGCCAGCGCGACATGCCGCTGGTGCTGGCCTGCGCCATGATCTTCTGCACCGGCTATCTGCTGCTCGTCACGCTGGCCGACCTGTGCGCCATCGTGGCCAACCCGCGCCTGCGGCACCAATGA
- a CDS encoding ABC transporter permease — protein sequence MHTSTTAAAPAALGLPVGPATPAAAALPAEAAPATAAPRRRRRFGWGGLLGAAVLLFWLLAAAFGPSLMQHDMSAMGNGGVFAPASAQHWLGTDYLGRDMLARVIDGARYTVGVALLATLLASGIGTTLALLAAATGGWVDALLSRTLDTLTAIPSKMFALIIVAGFGSSIVVLVLTAAVIYVPGAYRIARSLAVNINAMDYVTVARSRGEGTLYIMLREIAPNIVGPMLADLGLRFVYIVLLLAGLSFLGLGVQPPAADWGSLVRENIGALAEGRAAVLAPAIAIASLTIAVNLVIDNLPGRLARERGAR from the coding sequence ATGCACACATCCACCACCGCTGCGGCCCCGGCTGCCCTGGGGCTGCCGGTCGGCCCCGCCACACCGGCCGCGGCCGCCTTGCCGGCCGAAGCCGCCCCAGCCACCGCGGCGCCCCGGCGGCGCCGCCGCTTCGGCTGGGGCGGCCTGCTAGGCGCAGCGGTGCTGCTGTTCTGGCTGCTGGCGGCCGCCTTCGGCCCCAGCCTGATGCAGCACGACATGAGCGCGATGGGCAATGGCGGCGTGTTCGCCCCGGCCAGCGCCCAGCACTGGCTGGGCACCGACTACCTGGGCCGCGACATGCTGGCGCGGGTGATCGACGGCGCCCGCTACACCGTGGGCGTGGCCCTGCTGGCCACGCTGCTGGCCAGCGGCATCGGCACCACGCTGGCGCTGCTGGCCGCGGCCACCGGCGGCTGGGTGGACGCGCTGCTCAGCCGCACGCTGGACACGCTCACCGCCATTCCCAGCAAGATGTTCGCGCTGATCATCGTCGCGGGCTTCGGCTCTTCCATCGTGGTGCTGGTGCTCACCGCCGCGGTCATCTACGTGCCCGGTGCCTACCGCATCGCCCGTTCGCTGGCGGTCAACATCAACGCGATGGACTACGTGACCGTGGCCCGCAGCCGGGGCGAGGGCACGCTCTACATCATGCTGCGCGAGATCGCGCCCAACATCGTGGGTCCGATGCTGGCCGACCTGGGGCTGCGCTTCGTCTACATCGTGCTGCTGCTGGCGGGCCTGAGCTTCCTGGGCCTGGGCGTGCAGCCGCCGGCCGCCGACTGGGGCTCGCTGGTGCGCGAGAACATCGGCGCACTGGCCGAGGGCCGCGCCGCGGTGCTGGCCCCGGCCATCGCCATCGCCAGCCTCACCATCGCGGTGAACCTGGTCATCGACAACCTGCCAGGGCGCCTGGCCAGAGAACGGGGAGCACGCTGA